In one window of Eggerthella guodeyinii DNA:
- a CDS encoding MDR family MFS transporter: MGLSRKQIVMLAVLVFGTFVTVLNQTVVAPALPSVMAEMSVDASTAQWLTTGFTLVNAIMIPITAFLTDRFTTKRLFLVSMVIFTAGSLLAGWGPNFALLLLGRLVQAAGAGILMPLVMTVLMWTFPVDKRGTAMGLFGIVIAFGPAIGPTVAGVIIDRYTWHDMFYIITVLSAIVVLIGAFVLEKGGETNKDVSLDVPSVVLSSFGFGGLLYGLSTIGSYGLRVDAIAGTLVGVVALVFFFRRQLKMEHPMLQVRVLQNRKFLIATIIGMLVQGALLAAGILVPIYLQSLMGYSATVSGLVLLPGAIIMGAMGPIAGRLFDKHGPRVLALVGMGVLTLTTFCFAFLGTETGIITLTILYTVRLFSLSLVNMPITTWGMNALDNELVNHGTSVNNTFRQVAGSLGTAIIVSASTIATNMTSESMGQLQGSIFGIDVAFALAGVLCLIGFIMVVALVKNKPGEAAEKDKDNARRTVLESIMKRDVYTLPANATVAEAMKVLVDKHISAAPLVDAQGKAVGFVSDGDIMRYLSKRSTMMMDPVVMIMQTVDTDGGNQDFARKLDELMTMPAKSIGAKGIIGVDVHADLPEVCRVLGENHLKKVPVLDEGQVVGVINRSDITHYSMEQYLAERDAEGVSKLERAEEAAALPDDEAVASSI; this comes from the coding sequence ATGGGTTTATCGCGTAAGCAGATCGTCATGCTGGCCGTTCTCGTGTTCGGCACGTTCGTGACGGTTCTGAACCAGACCGTCGTCGCCCCGGCGCTGCCGTCGGTCATGGCCGAGATGAGCGTCGACGCCTCGACGGCGCAGTGGCTCACCACAGGCTTCACCCTCGTGAACGCCATCATGATCCCCATCACGGCATTCTTGACGGACCGCTTCACCACGAAGCGGCTCTTCCTCGTGTCCATGGTCATCTTCACCGCAGGCAGCTTGCTGGCAGGCTGGGGTCCCAACTTCGCCTTGCTGCTGCTGGGCCGCCTCGTGCAGGCCGCCGGCGCCGGCATCCTCATGCCGCTCGTGATGACCGTGCTCATGTGGACGTTCCCCGTCGACAAGCGCGGCACGGCCATGGGCCTGTTCGGCATCGTCATCGCGTTCGGCCCGGCCATCGGCCCCACCGTCGCCGGCGTGATCATCGACCGCTACACCTGGCACGACATGTTCTACATCATCACCGTCCTGTCGGCCATCGTCGTGCTCATCGGCGCGTTCGTGCTGGAGAAGGGCGGCGAGACGAACAAGGACGTCAGCCTCGACGTGCCGTCCGTCGTCCTGTCGTCGTTCGGCTTCGGCGGCCTCCTGTACGGCCTGTCCACCATCGGCTCGTACGGCCTGCGCGTCGACGCCATCGCGGGCACGCTCGTGGGCGTCGTGGCGCTCGTGTTCTTCTTCCGCCGCCAGCTGAAGATGGAGCATCCCATGCTGCAGGTGCGCGTGCTGCAGAACCGCAAGTTCCTCATCGCCACCATCATCGGCATGCTCGTGCAGGGCGCCCTGCTTGCCGCCGGCATCCTCGTGCCCATCTACCTGCAGTCGCTCATGGGCTACTCGGCCACCGTGTCGGGCCTCGTGCTGCTGCCCGGCGCCATCATCATGGGCGCCATGGGCCCCATCGCCGGCCGCCTGTTCGACAAGCACGGCCCGCGCGTGCTGGCGCTCGTGGGCATGGGCGTGCTGACGCTCACCACGTTCTGCTTCGCGTTCCTCGGCACCGAGACGGGCATCATCACGCTGACCATCCTGTACACGGTGCGCCTGTTCTCGCTGTCGCTGGTGAACATGCCCATCACCACCTGGGGCATGAACGCGCTCGACAACGAGCTGGTGAACCACGGCACCTCGGTGAACAACACGTTCCGCCAGGTGGCAGGCTCGTTGGGCACCGCCATCATCGTGTCGGCGTCCACCATCGCCACGAACATGACTTCCGAGTCCATGGGGCAGCTCCAGGGCAGCATCTTCGGCATCGACGTGGCGTTCGCCCTGGCCGGCGTGCTGTGCCTCATCGGCTTCATCATGGTGGTGGCGCTCGTGAAGAACAAGCCGGGCGAGGCCGCCGAGAAGGACAAGGACAACGCGCGCCGCACGGTGCTCGAGTCCATCATGAAGCGCGACGTGTACACCCTGCCCGCGAACGCGACCGTGGCCGAGGCCATGAAGGTGCTCGTGGACAAGCACATCAGCGCTGCTCCCCTCGTGGACGCGCAGGGCAAGGCCGTGGGCTTCGTGTCCGACGGCGACATCATGCGCTACCTGTCGAAGCGCAGCACCATGATGATGGACCCCGTGGTCATGATCATGCAGACCGTGGATACCGACGGCGGCAACCAGGATTTCGCGCGCAAGCTCGACGAGCTCATGACGATGCCGGCAAAGAGCATCGGCGCAAAGGGCATCATCGGCGTGGACGTGCATGCCGACCTGCCCGAGGTGTGCCGCGTGCTGGGCGAGAACCACTTGAAGAAGGTGCCCGTGCTTGACGAAGGCCAGGTGGTGGGCGTGATCAACCGATCCGACATCACCCACTACTCCATGGAGCAGTACCTGGCCGAACGCGACGCCGAGGGCGTGTCGAAGCTCGAGCGCGCCGAGGAGGCCGCGGCGCTCCCCGACGACGAAGCGGTGGCATCGTCCATCTAG
- a CDS encoding tryptophan transporter, translating to MEQQIKREVATQTAAAGEAAAPRKREVAAAPKKAGLSTQDLILIAVLLAAGAVLKLTVGSLLSSMGMKPNFIIAMYCLAIILTRPKLGQALIIGLLAGLICQIPLLNATPLLNIPSEVLGALACGLLIKVPMRIGGKLDLNPLVNTFISTVVSGGTFALLSIYINVVSTGGDVMVALATYAAIVFGTATFNCILVQVLAVPLKKVLKR from the coding sequence ATGGAACAGCAGATCAAGCGCGAGGTTGCAACGCAGACGGCAGCGGCGGGCGAGGCGGCCGCGCCGCGCAAGCGCGAAGTGGCGGCAGCGCCCAAGAAGGCGGGCCTCTCCACGCAGGATCTCATCCTCATCGCCGTGCTGCTGGCGGCCGGCGCGGTGCTCAAGCTGACGGTGGGCTCGCTGCTCTCGTCGATGGGCATGAAGCCGAACTTCATCATCGCCATGTACTGCCTGGCCATCATCCTGACGCGGCCGAAGCTGGGCCAGGCCCTGATCATCGGCTTGCTGGCGGGGCTCATCTGCCAGATTCCCCTGCTGAACGCCACGCCGCTCTTGAACATCCCCTCCGAAGTGCTCGGCGCGCTCGCCTGCGGCCTGCTCATCAAGGTGCCGATGCGCATCGGCGGCAAGCTCGACCTCAACCCGCTCGTGAACACGTTCATCTCCACGGTGGTGTCCGGCGGCACCTTCGCCCTGCTGTCCATCTACATCAACGTCGTGTCCACGGGCGGCGACGTCATGGTGGCGCTGGCGACGTACGCGGCCATCGTCTTCGGTACGGCCACCTTCAACTGCATCCTCGTGCAAGTTCTGGCCGTGCCGCTGAAGAAGGTTCTCAAGCGCTAG
- a CDS encoding energy-coupling factor ABC transporter ATP-binding protein, with the protein MIEIRDFTFQYRESERPVVSGIDLTIPDGAFVGVTGAAGSGKSTLTYALNGIIPHCYPGDFYGSVVIDGLDTCEVALTDVSQVVGSVCQDVDSQFVTSVVEDEVLYGLENFGVPRDQIEGRVSRALADMGISDVRDRVISSLSGGQKQKVAIASILALNPRVLVLDEPTAELDPLSSRTVFDLLARYAREHGTTVVVVEQKIALLSQYADLLVIVDEGRIRFADEPAKVLEHSDELKRIGVNCPRSTTLMNRLRAEGLYGGASVRNVREAREALKEVLA; encoded by the coding sequence ATGATAGAGATACGCGATTTCACGTTTCAGTACCGCGAAAGCGAGCGGCCGGTGGTGAGCGGCATTGACCTCACCATCCCGGACGGCGCGTTCGTCGGCGTCACCGGGGCCGCCGGCTCGGGCAAATCGACCCTGACCTACGCGCTGAACGGCATCATCCCGCATTGCTATCCGGGCGACTTCTACGGCTCCGTCGTCATCGACGGGCTCGACACCTGCGAGGTTGCGCTGACCGACGTGTCGCAGGTGGTGGGCAGCGTCTGCCAGGACGTCGACAGCCAGTTCGTCACGTCGGTTGTGGAGGACGAGGTGCTCTACGGCCTCGAGAACTTCGGCGTGCCGCGCGACCAGATCGAGGGCCGCGTGAGCCGGGCACTGGCCGACATGGGCATCTCCGACGTGCGAGACCGCGTGATCTCGTCGCTGTCCGGCGGGCAGAAGCAGAAGGTGGCCATCGCGTCCATCCTGGCGCTGAACCCGCGGGTGCTCGTGCTGGACGAGCCCACCGCCGAGCTCGATCCTCTGAGTTCGCGCACGGTGTTCGACCTGTTGGCACGCTATGCGCGCGAGCACGGCACCACCGTCGTGGTGGTGGAGCAGAAGATCGCCCTGCTGTCCCAGTACGCCGACCTGCTGGTCATCGTCGACGAGGGGCGCATCCGCTTCGCCGACGAGCCCGCGAAGGTGCTGGAGCACAGCGACGAGCTCAAGCGGATCGGCGTCAACTGCCCGCGCTCGACCACCCTCATGAACCGTCTGCGCGCCGAGGGCCTGTACGGCGGCGCGTCCGTCCGCAACGTGCGCGAAGCGCGCGAGGCTTTGAAGGAGGTGCTCGCATGA
- a CDS encoding TetR/AcrR family transcriptional regulator: MEQEQPSAEGLRYRKKLKARLAVERSALELVIERGYDGVTVEDICARAEISKKTFFNYFSSKAAAIMGRMDSFPDDERLAEILEEHDEACYLDVLVGVVGTSLASGVDESIVSLRREALRSMPQLFFQGQRDLLAVQRSIAAALRTYLVEHPERRMLPGRPVEEEALVASSTAIGLARTRSMLHVCSDVEPSAADTRRLLVTYLSAEDPVSN, from the coding sequence GTGGAACAGGAACAACCTTCGGCGGAAGGTCTGCGGTATCGCAAAAAGCTCAAGGCGCGGCTCGCGGTGGAGCGATCGGCGTTGGAGCTGGTCATCGAGCGGGGATACGACGGCGTGACGGTGGAGGATATCTGCGCCCGCGCCGAGATCTCCAAGAAGACGTTCTTCAACTACTTCTCGTCGAAGGCGGCGGCCATCATGGGCCGCATGGACTCGTTCCCCGACGACGAGCGGCTGGCCGAAATCCTCGAGGAGCACGACGAGGCATGCTACCTCGACGTGCTCGTGGGGGTGGTGGGCACGAGCCTCGCGTCGGGCGTGGACGAGAGCATCGTCAGCCTGCGCCGCGAGGCCCTGCGCTCCATGCCCCAACTGTTCTTCCAAGGCCAGCGCGACCTGCTGGCCGTGCAGCGCTCCATCGCCGCCGCGCTGCGCACGTACCTCGTCGAGCATCCCGAGCGCCGCATGCTCCCCGGCCGACCCGTCGAGGAAGAGGCGCTCGTGGCGTCGTCCACGGCCATCGGCCTGGCCCGGACGCGCTCCATGCTGCACGTGTGCAGCGACGTGGAACCCTCGGCGGCCGACACGCGCCGCCTTCTCGTCACGTACCTGTCGGCGGAGGACCCCGTTTCGAACTAG
- a CDS encoding S8 family serine peptidase: MHIRPARLLFDRFAAALCALALALGLVPLAPAAAVAEERDDAPVAASVEELLGAGAYLEGEALVVYRSDDASARSRSLDAADPLAAAGFSVGESWDFAGADGASGANALALDEDAPQDDAAVVARVTKPGADTAALLEELQAMDGVLAAAPNYVHESVGAVEPAERGTGPASDSLFAPAGEAEVSEQPIVGGTGVLSANGSTPTATNDPLSALQWSLNNELTSDSGIAANSDVDFSSVYTRAIAGEENIVAVLDSGVDYNNEDLREAMWENPGDLPGVSGRAGTHGFDFVDGDDEPLPESDSLEESHGTHCAGVIAATGNNDTGVAGVSPNTKIMAFRTNGASTGGNVNDGAILSSYEFLLHAKLAGENVVAASNSWGGVISPVTEYAMNQAGRAGVLTVFAAGNDDADVGSIADGRITYGLSDSPYILSVAASSPLGTYATYTNYNETIVDVTAPGSTILSTVAEGAQTYLPAVAKLQDNADGTPGTRSLYYHNMVDFSQVDSGADILLYGEEGKPAADQNRLAVTTGAGLDGRQALKLMVNDMTSSESVTITWRIDNPFKNMTWEQAEKVCVSALPGVSVGDGIADDSVWALPLLLTDDGYALTNAAYSGGSQDNQSLASAHLQDQEAFESIKDQDTLRVGVDLSLSPDASTKNSVSLTVTDFGMGYASSDQAYDYMSGTSMACPLVAGAVGLLASLYPDETALDLRGRIVGGTKASNLASDPVKQTASDGTLDLAVAADDAVHPNTWGAHEGEDASGGAALVLEGYGLAATTQLSIDGAAVDAAAWSVDADGSELVVRDAGLLDGARHVVEVEDGTAAHKAAYSFPKTDRRLSFERVVDLPDPEIPGEVGFDSGMLIAAADRLFCIDSKGRYLYAYDPESADGWTACASPSDAGFDLSYFRANSAAAYADGKLYMTVFHDEETDDPENPYTLFMGVVTYDIATDTWDGEVLDFIQSAPGAAGRHFPSPSLASLKGCIYFSIGSGEDRTIMQYDPATGEGASIDFEEADPQGSFGTLASGRTAPLAAVGDELRFVGFVPEGDGYAMTLGTFDGETFGVLEPGADAPRFGADELDALEGYARQASAATGDEIVFAGASADGLGDAYAVDAATGAWRALDAKAPGDGSAAVPTACFYRGTYYVLAASASADGTPTTSLYRLPDEAALAPNDHVASAQATEGGTVDVRYGAVSAARVAASSQVEHVALGDTVTWIATPDEGYAFSGWYGTDGSLISEDASYRQPVTADVALSARFVATSGPAPAPDPAPGDGLDPKPLPSTVAKPLAPTGDGLGAARTLAAATAAAGLAAALGALARIRKTS, from the coding sequence ATGCACATTCGCCCCGCTCGCCTGCTGTTCGACCGCTTTGCCGCCGCGCTGTGCGCGCTCGCGCTCGCGCTGGGGCTCGTGCCCCTCGCTCCCGCAGCCGCCGTTGCCGAAGAGCGCGACGACGCGCCTGTCGCGGCTTCCGTCGAGGAGCTGCTGGGTGCCGGGGCGTATCTCGAGGGCGAGGCACTCGTGGTGTACCGCTCCGACGATGCGTCCGCGCGCTCGCGCTCGCTCGATGCGGCCGATCCGCTTGCCGCGGCGGGCTTCTCGGTGGGCGAATCGTGGGACTTCGCGGGGGCCGACGGCGCGTCGGGCGCGAACGCGCTCGCGCTCGACGAGGATGCCCCGCAGGACGATGCGGCCGTGGTGGCGCGCGTCACGAAGCCCGGCGCCGACACCGCCGCGCTGCTCGAGGAGCTGCAGGCGATGGACGGCGTGCTGGCGGCGGCCCCGAACTACGTGCACGAGAGCGTCGGGGCCGTGGAGCCTGCCGAGCGCGGGACGGGGCCGGCGTCCGACTCCCTGTTTGCGCCGGCGGGCGAGGCGGAGGTTTCCGAGCAGCCGATCGTCGGGGGCACGGGCGTGCTTTCTGCGAACGGGTCGACCCCAACTGCCACCAACGATCCGCTGTCCGCTCTGCAGTGGTCGCTCAACAACGAGCTCACCTCCGATTCGGGGATTGCGGCCAATTCGGACGTCGACTTTTCCTCCGTGTACACGAGGGCGATAGCGGGCGAGGAGAACATCGTCGCCGTGCTCGATAGCGGCGTCGACTACAACAACGAGGATCTGCGCGAGGCGATGTGGGAGAACCCCGGCGACCTCCCCGGCGTGTCGGGACGCGCGGGCACGCACGGCTTCGATTTCGTCGACGGCGATGACGAGCCGCTTCCGGAAAGCGACAGCCTCGAAGAATCGCACGGCACGCATTGCGCCGGCGTCATCGCGGCGACCGGCAACAACGACACGGGCGTCGCGGGCGTCTCGCCGAACACGAAGATCATGGCGTTCAGGACGAATGGGGCTTCGACCGGCGGCAACGTCAACGACGGCGCCATCCTGTCCTCGTACGAGTTCCTGCTGCATGCGAAGCTGGCAGGCGAGAACGTCGTGGCCGCCAGCAACTCGTGGGGCGGCGTCATCTCGCCGGTGACGGAGTACGCGATGAACCAGGCCGGTCGCGCCGGGGTGCTCACCGTGTTCGCCGCCGGCAACGACGACGCCGACGTGGGCTCGATCGCCGATGGTCGCATCACGTACGGCCTGTCGGACAGTCCCTACATTCTTTCGGTCGCGGCATCGTCGCCGCTGGGCACGTACGCGACCTATACCAATTACAACGAGACCATCGTGGATGTGACCGCACCTGGCTCGACCATCCTGTCGACGGTTGCCGAGGGTGCGCAGACCTACCTGCCCGCCGTGGCGAAACTGCAGGACAACGCGGACGGCACGCCGGGCACGCGTTCGCTCTACTACCACAATATGGTGGACTTTTCCCAGGTGGACAGCGGTGCTGACATACTCCTCTACGGGGAAGAGGGGAAGCCGGCGGCCGATCAGAACAGGCTTGCGGTAACGACGGGCGCCGGCCTTGATGGCAGGCAGGCGCTCAAGCTGATGGTGAACGATATGACAAGTTCGGAAAGCGTCACGATTACCTGGCGCATCGACAACCCCTTCAAGAACATGACCTGGGAGCAGGCCGAAAAAGTATGCGTGAGCGCCCTGCCGGGCGTTTCGGTAGGCGATGGCATCGCCGATGATTCAGTGTGGGCTCTGCCCCTTCTGCTGACCGACGACGGGTATGCGCTTACCAATGCCGCCTATTCGGGAGGGAGTCAGGACAACCAGTCGCTCGCTTCTGCCCATCTGCAAGATCAAGAAGCCTTCGAGAGTATCAAGGATCAAGACACGCTGCGCGTCGGCGTCGACCTGTCGCTCTCTCCAGATGCTTCAACCAAGAACTCCGTTTCGTTAACCGTTACCGATTTCGGCATGGGGTATGCCAGCAGCGATCAGGCGTATGACTACATGTCGGGCACCTCTATGGCGTGCCCGCTGGTGGCAGGAGCCGTCGGTCTGCTGGCGTCGCTCTACCCGGATGAAACGGCGCTTGACCTGCGTGGGCGCATCGTCGGCGGCACGAAAGCGAGCAACCTTGCGAGCGATCCGGTCAAGCAGACTGCGTCGGACGGCACGCTCGATTTGGCGGTGGCTGCGGACGACGCCGTTCATCCGAACACGTGGGGCGCACACGAGGGGGAAGATGCTTCGGGCGGCGCGGCGCTCGTGCTGGAGGGGTACGGGCTGGCGGCCACGACGCAGCTCTCGATCGACGGCGCGGCGGTGGACGCCGCCGCGTGGTCGGTTGACGCTGATGGTTCCGAGCTGGTCGTTCGCGACGCGGGGCTGCTCGACGGCGCTCGGCATGTCGTGGAGGTGGAGGACGGCACGGCCGCCCATAAGGCGGCGTACTCATTCCCGAAAACCGATCGGCGGCTATCCTTCGAGCGGGTGGTCGACCTGCCCGATCCGGAGATTCCCGGCGAGGTCGGGTTCGATTCGGGCATGCTGATAGCCGCAGCGGATCGGCTGTTCTGCATAGATTCCAAGGGACGCTACCTGTACGCGTACGATCCGGAAAGCGCCGATGGGTGGACGGCGTGCGCGTCGCCGAGCGATGCAGGGTTTGACTTGTCGTACTTCCGGGCGAACAGTGCGGCTGCCTATGCCGATGGGAAGCTGTATATGACGGTGTTCCACGATGAGGAAACGGACGATCCCGAGAACCCGTATACGCTGTTCATGGGAGTTGTCACGTATGATATAGCCACCGATACCTGGGATGGCGAGGTGCTCGATTTTATACAATCGGCCCCCGGTGCAGCCGGCAGGCATTTTCCATCGCCGAGCTTGGCCTCGCTCAAGGGTTGCATCTACTTCAGCATAGGTTCAGGCGAGGATCGTACGATCATGCAGTACGACCCTGCAACGGGCGAAGGGGCCTCGATCGACTTCGAGGAAGCTGATCCTCAGGGGAGCTTCGGCACGCTGGCGTCGGGGCGCACGGCTCCGCTTGCGGCGGTCGGCGACGAACTGCGCTTCGTCGGCTTCGTCCCCGAGGGAGACGGCTATGCGATGACGCTCGGGACGTTCGACGGCGAGACGTTCGGCGTGCTGGAGCCGGGTGCCGACGCGCCCCGATTCGGTGCCGACGAGCTCGACGCGTTGGAAGGGTATGCGCGGCAGGCCTCGGCCGCCACGGGTGACGAGATCGTGTTCGCGGGCGCGTCGGCCGACGGGCTGGGCGACGCCTATGCGGTCGATGCGGCCACCGGCGCCTGGCGTGCGCTCGATGCGAAGGCTCCCGGCGACGGCTCGGCGGCCGTGCCCACCGCGTGCTTCTATCGCGGAACGTACTACGTGCTGGCAGCGAGCGCGAGCGCGGACGGCACGCCGACGACGTCGCTGTACCGGCTGCCGGACGAGGCGGCGCTCGCGCCGAACGACCACGTGGCGAGCGCGCAGGCGACCGAGGGCGGCACGGTGGACGTGCGCTACGGTGCCGTGTCCGCGGCGCGCGTTGCGGCGTCCTCGCAGGTCGAGCATGTGGCCCTCGGCGACACGGTGACGTGGATCGCCACGCCCGACGAGGGGTACGCGTTCTCGGGTTGGTACGGAACGGACGGGTCGCTGATCAGCGAAGATGCCAGCTATCGGCAGCCGGTGACCGCCGACGTCGCGCTGAGCGCCCGCTTCGTCGCGACGAGCGGCCCCGCGCCGGCCCCCGATCCCGCGCCGGGCGACGGCCTCGATCCGAAGCCGCTGCCCTCCACCGTCGCGAAGCCCCTCGCCCCCACCGGCGACGGACTGGGCGCCGCACGTACGCTCGCCGCGGCGACAGCCGCCGCAGGGCTCGCCGCCGCCCTCGGTGCTCTCGCACGGATTCGAAAAACTTCTTGA
- a CDS encoding PadR family transcriptional regulator, translated as MASTSIEIMILGALIERPMSAYEMDKTLEERNVRRWIRISSPSVYRNVIRLCDEGYADGTVVKEGEMPEKTVYTITDKGRERFAELMGVAAALPARVDFGFLPVLANISLVDEETGRALIDELIETHQSTAERVDRLIPAYGRLEAQATMELCADTYRLVAKHLEQFEKNLYGDA; from the coding sequence ATGGCAAGCACGTCGATCGAGATCATGATCCTGGGAGCGCTCATCGAGCGGCCGATGAGCGCGTACGAGATGGACAAGACGCTGGAAGAGCGCAACGTCCGCCGCTGGATACGCATCAGCTCGCCGTCGGTGTACCGCAACGTCATCCGCCTGTGCGACGAAGGCTACGCCGACGGCACCGTCGTCAAGGAGGGCGAGATGCCCGAGAAGACGGTGTACACCATCACGGACAAAGGTCGCGAGCGGTTCGCCGAGCTTATGGGCGTGGCGGCGGCGCTGCCCGCGCGGGTGGACTTCGGCTTCCTGCCCGTCTTGGCGAACATCAGCCTCGTGGACGAGGAGACCGGCCGCGCCCTCATCGACGAGCTGATCGAGACGCACCAAAGCACGGCCGAGCGCGTGGATCGCCTGATTCCCGCATACGGGCGCCTCGAGGCGCAAGCGACCATGGAACTGTGCGCCGACACCTACCGCCTGGTCGCCAAGCACCTCGAGCAGTTCGAGAAGAATCTGTACGGCGATGCTTGA
- a CDS encoding energy-coupling factor ABC transporter ATP-binding protein: protein MIEFDDVRASYDASLPILKGVSFTIRDGEFVAFVGTNGAGKSTTMRLINGLLKPDAGQVLIDGVPTTDLRTSELARRVGFLFQNPDSQICCNTVREELLFGFKALGADGPDADARVQDIIEEFHFNADDDPFLLNRGARQLLALASIVVLAPPVVVLDEPTTGLDYRECVKVMDIIRRIHERGTTVVMVCHDMEVVADYAERCIVMSGGTVVDDAPTFDVLRNRDTLERASLVPPQIVDLSLELACEMPQLAETAVARANTVDEMLAAVAAQARTTQDVERGVCA from the coding sequence ATGATCGAGTTCGACGACGTGCGCGCGTCCTACGACGCGTCGCTCCCCATCTTGAAGGGCGTCAGCTTCACGATCCGCGACGGCGAGTTCGTCGCGTTCGTGGGCACGAACGGGGCCGGGAAATCGACCACGATGCGCCTGATCAACGGGCTGCTCAAGCCCGATGCCGGCCAGGTGCTCATCGACGGCGTGCCTACGACCGATCTGCGGACGAGCGAGCTTGCGCGGCGCGTGGGCTTCCTGTTCCAGAATCCCGACAGCCAGATCTGCTGCAACACGGTGCGCGAGGAGCTGCTGTTCGGCTTCAAGGCGCTTGGGGCGGACGGCCCGGACGCCGATGCGCGCGTGCAGGACATCATCGAGGAGTTCCATTTCAACGCCGACGACGACCCGTTCCTGCTGAACCGCGGCGCGCGCCAGCTGCTGGCGCTCGCGTCCATCGTGGTGCTTGCGCCGCCGGTGGTGGTGCTCGACGAGCCCACCACGGGCCTGGACTACCGCGAGTGCGTGAAGGTGATGGACATCATCCGCCGCATCCACGAGCGGGGCACGACGGTGGTCATGGTATGCCACGACATGGAGGTGGTGGCGGACTACGCCGAGCGTTGCATCGTGATGAGCGGCGGCACGGTGGTGGACGACGCCCCCACGTTCGACGTGCTGCGCAATCGCGACACGCTCGAGCGCGCCTCGCTCGTTCCGCCGCAGATCGTTGACTTGTCGCTTGAGCTGGCGTGCGAGATGCCGCAGCTCGCCGAGACGGCCGTCGCCCGCGCCAACACGGTGGACGAGATGCTGGCCGCCGTCGCGGCGCAGGCTCGAACAACCCAGGATGTCGAAAGGGGCGTGTGCGCATGA